In the genome of Dermacentor variabilis isolate Ectoservices chromosome 5, ASM5094787v1, whole genome shotgun sequence, one region contains:
- the sel gene encoding canopy family protein seele yields the protein MRCINVISLQILVIGTFCCIALCEPTVQELKCQVCKALVKESVEAIAKVDPKKKIPVGSFRLQADGTQKQKSIPYAGSEAHMHDVLDEVCNQMDNYAQATHKENGELILVNLSKDVEKLSTYQVVADPTANGKIKQLCEDMIGEYEDDYVRVFSKHKIRVEPQAFRLLCENNKEICGEKVKEEL from the exons ATGCGGTGCATCAATGTCATCTCCTTACAAATTCTTGTTATCGGTACATTTTGCTGCATAGCATTATGTGAGCCGACTGTGCAGGAGCTGAAGTGTCAAG TGTGCAAAGCATTAGTGAAAGAGTCCGTTGAAGCTATCGCAAAAGTTGACCCCAAAAAGAAGATACCTGTCGGAAGCTTTAGGCTGCAAGCCGATGGAACTCAGAAGCAAAAATCG ATTCCCTATGCTGGTTCTGAGGCGCACATGCACGATGTCCTTGATGAGGTGTGCAACCAGATGGACAATTATGCGCAGGCAACACACAAGGAGAATGGAGAGCTCATCCTTGTCAACCTCAGCAAGGATGTTGAAAAGCTAAGCACTTACCAAGTTGTTGCTGATCCCACTGCTAACGGAAAGATTAAGCAACTG TGTGAAGATATGATTGGGGAGTATGAAGATGATTACGTGCGAGTTTTCTCAAAGCACAAGATAAGGGTGGAGCCCCAAGCCTTCAGGTTGCTTTGTGAAAACAACAAAG